The sequence below is a genomic window from Desulfobulbus oligotrophicus.
ATAGCCTTGCAAACCTAGCAGTTGCCATTGTCCGAAAAGGTTGGTTACCTCGTCAGCTCCCGTTTGTAAATGAAATCTCCGCACTTTCAAAACGAAGCAATTACCTGATTTCACGGCTGAACACCCTCAATGGTATTGTTTCACCAACCACTGTGATGACTGAGGTACTGGTTAGAAACGGGGTACGACCAGAGTTAATCAAGCAGTATATGTATGGCATCAACATGGACAACTATGAAGCTCGTCTCCGTAGTCGAACTGCTGGAACAGCTTATACATTTGGTTTTATAGGGGGGTTATCAAATCATAAGGGATGTCATGTACTTATCCAGGCAGTTCGATTACTCAACCATAAAGATGTACTACTGAAAATCTATGGAAATCCAAAAGATTTTCCAGACTATTACAACAAGTTGCAGGAATTGGCTGAAGACTTTCCTTCTATCAAGTTTTGCGGCACTTTTCCAAACACTCAAATTGCTGAAATTCTCGACGGTATTGACACTCTGGTAGTCCCCTCTATCTGGTTTGAAAACGCCCCTCTGGTAATCCACTCAGCACTGGCTGCCGGATGTCCTGTAGTGTCTTCTGATTTTCCTGGTATGTCGGAAGTCATCCACAATGAAAAAAACGGATTATTATTTGAACCAGGTAATGCTAAAGACTTGGCCGCAAAGCTCAGACGTTTACTTGATGAACACAATCTTCTTGAAAAACTCAGCAGTAACTGCCGTAAACCAAAATCAATTGCAGAATATGTAGACGAAATCTTGACTCTGTATGAGTCTCGCCTTGCATATACAAGTAATTAAGGACATTAACTATTATCATATCAGTCGATTGTAGGGTATCGAATACTTTTCGACTCTTAATTTCTAACAAATAATTTTCGATATCTTATATGAAATCATCAGAGTCTCACAAAAATATATCTACAAATACCTCCAGCACCTGTCTGGTGATTGGCGGTCGTGGCTTTATCGGACTACATCTGATCGATGCTTTACTGCAACAAGACTATCATGTCCGCTGCTTTGATCGTCCTCATGCAGTGCCTCTGGAAAATAAATTACGTAACAATCCAAATTTTGAGATGTTCGAGGGCGATTTCACCAATGAAAAAGATATTGTTGACGCTTTCAAAGGTTGCGATTTCTGCTTTCATCTCGTCTCTACAACACTTCCGCAATCTTCAAATGCCGACCCGGTATACGATGTTGAAAGCAATGTTGTTGCTACAATAAAATTGTTCAATCATGCTGTACGTACAGGTCTTAAAAAAATTATTTTTCCCTCTTCAGGAGGCACAGTTTACGGTGTTCCACTCAACATTCCAATCCATGAGGACCATCCCACAAATCCCCTCTGCTCATATGGTATCTCTAAACTGACCATTGAAAAATACCTCGAACTGTACAGACATCTTCATGGGCTGGAGTACAGTGTGTTACGTATTTCCAACCCGTACGGTGAACGGCAACGAGTCCATTCAAGTCAGGGAGTTATCGCTGTTTTTCTTGGTAAAATATTACGAGGAGAGGTTGTTGAGATATGGGGAGACGGATCGGTAACCAGAGACTACATCTATATAGCTGATGTTATAGAGGCAATGCTGGCAACGCTTGCATACAGCGGTGATCAACGAATTTTTAATATCGGCTCAGGCCAGGGACACAGTCTTAATGAGATACTGGATACAATCGAAACAGTCACTGGCTCGCCGGTACATCGCCGTTATTTACCCGGCCGCCCGTTCGATGTGCCCTCAAATGTTTTAGATATAGAACGAGCGCGTCAGTATTTAGATTGGTCACCAGGTATGAGTTTCGAAGAAGGACTGTCACGATTTGTTAAGTGGCTGCAACAACAACCGGATGACCAATAGTTTTCATCATCTTCTATCAATCTATACTATACGCCTCAATCGGAAATATTCGCATCCAACTTCAAAAGTGCTAAGATCTCCTGGATTGAGCTGTTTTGCTTAAACACAACTGTTGGATTGTCCGGCGGTTCATAAGGACTATCAATACCGGTCATATTAGGCAGTCGACCACTGCGTGCTTTTTGATATAATCCCTTGGGATCACGCTTTTCACACACCTCCAAGGGGGTATCAACAAACACCTCAACAAAGTTCTCTGCACCGATTAATTCCCGGGCCATCCGTCGCTCAGCTCGAAACGGACTGATAAACGCTGTTATCACGACGAGACCGGCATCCATCATCAGCCTGGCTACTTCAGCAACGCGACGAATATTTTCAACACGGGCAGCCTCTGTGAACCCAAGATCTCTATTCAATCCCTGACGGATATTATCGCCATCAAGAACATAGGTGCGTCTTCCTGAAGCATAAAGTTGTTTTTCCAGCCTGTTGGCAAGGGTGGACTTGCCAGCACCAGATAGACCGGTAAGCCAGATTACCTTACCACGGTGACGGTTGAGTCGTTCGCGATCTTGCCGAGTAATGCTCAATGCCTGTTGATGCACCGTGCGGGATCTGCGTAAATAGTGCCTGATAAACCCGACAGCCACTGTTGTTTGTTCAAAACGGTCCATCAAAATAAAACTACCGAAAATCAACGTGTTTTGGACTGTATCAAAGTATACAGGATGACTGAGGGCAAGGTTACATACCGCAATATCATGTAATTCTAACTGTCGACTCGGTAGCTGTGCATTGGTGTTTATATCGATGAGATGCTTAATATTTGTAATCCAGGCGTTGGTCTTCTGATTAGCAAGCTTCATCAAATATCTGCGGCCGGACAGTCCAATGTCTTTGTGCATCCAAAAAAGTGTGGCTTGAAACTGATCAGACATTTCAAACGATGTATTGATTGGCATCAGTACATCTCCCATGGTAACGGCAACCGTTCGATCAAGTATTAAAGTAACTGTTTCACCTGCATTTACACTGTCAACATTCCCATCAGGAGTATCAATTTGTACTACTCTGCCGGTATCACCAGATGGTAGTACCTGTAACTGCTCACCAACACAAAGTTCTCCTGTTGCTACAACACCACGAACTTTTGAAAGTCCATGTTCGTTCCTGTCAGAGTTTTGTACCAGGAACATAACTTTATAGTCAGATGACGATTCAACCTGCAGATTGTCCAGGCAGGACAGAAGAGATTGCCCTGTATACCATGGCATCTTATCTGAAAGCGAAATAATATTATCCCCGGTAAGCACAGACAGAGCAATGGTTGTAACACTTTTAAACCCTAAGGGTTCTACTGCATGTTTGTAAGTAGTACAGATATCCTCGAAATTCTGTTGATTACGAAAAACTGCATCTGCGTTATTCATCGCCAGGATGACATGCCGTATACCAACCAGCCATGCTCTGCACATGTACGCCATCACCTGATCCGTGTCTTGAGCACTGGCATCGACAAGGACCACAGCCACATCAGCGATAAAAGCATCACAAACCATGTTGTCAAGATACTGGCCGGGCTTGGACACAGTTGCAACGATATACTTACGTTGCGTTGAGTTAAAATGACGATAGGAAAGATTACTTGTTGTATCGAAGAAAACAATATTTTTAGTTGCTCGTTCTAACGCTGCCTGCTGATTGTCAATAACCTGTTGTGGACTTTGAAACAGATGGTTGAGCAGTGCCTCCTGTTCTTTCTCCATTCCTCCAAAAATGATTAAACGAAATATTCTCGGATCTATTTGCTGTAACTCACCATTGGTTGTTGTGTCAGTTTCACAAAATGGCTTTTCAATCGGCGATGGATATTTTTTCTTCCCTGGTGTCATGCTAAAAAAAGATTTGTTATCGTGTACATAGGTTGTAGAAGGAATGAATATAAAGACTCCTGTCTTCAGACAATAAGAGCACAGTATGAAAACCTGCCTATCTAAAGTACGGCTATACGTACTTCCATCCCACGACTATGACAAATAAAAACTGAGTTATCAGCATATTTACGTTCATCATTCTCATAATCATCAACAACAAAACAACATTAAAAAGTAATCAATTCTTCATTTGGCAGATAGCCTTACTGCCTTTTTTAGTTGCCATTGACAACCAACCAGGAGAGGCACACTGTAGGTAGAGAGTAATGTAAGCCGATTGGATGGTACTACACATAACCGGCCGATCGGCATCTCAACTTTCAACCATAGAGGCGCTCTTGTTTTGCCCAAAAGGAGGTTTCATGAGTCAGACTGTTATTGCCGTTATTGTTGGTAGTTTACGAAAAGATTCGTATAACCGGAAGCTGGCTGATGCCCTTACCAGGCTGGCACCACCGGAGTTTACCTTTAAGCATATAGAGATCGGTGATTTACCGCTCTACAACCAGGATGATGATGCCAATCAGGCCCCAACAGTACAGCGTTTGAAGGATGCAATTCGCTCGGCAGACGGCCTGTTGTTTGTCACCCCGGAATATAACCGCTCTATTCCCGGTGTTTTGAAAAATGCCATTGACCATGCCTCGCGTCCCCCTGGTCAGAGTGTCTGGGGCGGTAAACCAGCCGGCGTACTCGGCATCTCCATCGGTCAGATCGGCACAGCTCTTGCCCAGCAGCATCTGCGCAATGTGCTGGCCTTTCTTGATGTACCCACCATTGGCCAGCCGGAAATGTTTTTGCAGGTGAACGAGAACTTTTTTGATGCGGACGGCAATATCGGCCAGGGAAGCAAAGCGTTCTTCCAGGGCTGGATGGACCGTTATGTGGCCTGGGTGAAACAACACATTGCCGGCTAAACAAAAAACAACACTGCTGCCAGATCACTGGCAGCAGGCCCGTCAAGATCCAGCCAACCAATGGCCAGGCTGCTCTACCTCTGCTGATACAGTGAAGGCACAGCCTGGCATATGTGCACACAGACAGATACACAACAGCAGATCGTCATGCAACGCCAGTACCGGTACCGGCTGTGGTATTGATCCAAAACATCTATACTGACTGCACTGTCCAGGATCTACAAAAAACGGGTTGAGCACTGCAAAGCACCATCACCAGACAAAAACACCACAAACCGCTGCAAAAGAATGGAAACTGATCACGCCATAAGGTCCAGTCAGGCACCACCATCAACAGCACCACCTCTTTTAGAGGTACGTGAGCTTGGTAAACAGTACAACGGATTTACCGCTGTGGCGGGTATCTCCTTTACGGTGCAGACCGGCGAGTGTTTCGGTCTTCTTGGTCCGAATGGTGCTGGTAAAACCTCTGCCATTCGGATGATATACGGTGCTTCGCCACCCAGTGCCGGCAGCCTGCGCGTGTTCGGTCTGGATATCACCCGGGACTGGCGGCGCATTCGTGCCCGGATCGGTGTCTGTCAACAAGACAACACCCTGGATCCTGATCTGTCGGTGCTGCAAAACCTGCTCATCTTTGCCGGTTACTTCGGCATCCCCAGGGAACAGGCAAAAAGACGGGCCAGGGAGTTGCTCCACTTCTTTGCCCTGGACAAAAAAAGTGATGCCAAGGTGGGCGATCTCTCCGGTGGCCTTGCCCGACGTTTAACCCTGGCACGCGCCCTGATCAACGAGCCGGAGCTCGTTATCCTGGATGAGCCGACCACCGGCCTTGACCCCCAATCACGACATCTGCTCTGGGACAGGCTGCATGCCCTGCGTGCCCGCGGCACCACCTTTATCCTCACCACCCATTATATGGAGGAGGCGGCACAACTCTGCGACCGGCTGGTTATCATGGATCATGGGCAGATTCTGGTGGAGGGAACACCCCAGGAACTGATCAACGATCATGTCGGTCAGTCTCTCATCGAACTCACCGGTACCCAACAGGAAGATCTGCAACGGTTCTTACAGGAAAAGAACGTAGCGTTTGATGTAATGGGAGAACGGCTGGTTATCTACAGCAACGGTGATACCGCCCTGGAGCAGGCCATCCACGAAAAATTCTGCAGCCGCGAGTGCACCTTCCGTGCCGCCACCCTGGAAGATGTCTTTCTGCGCCTTACCGGCAGGGAGTTACGCGAATGATACAACTCTCTAACCTTTCCTGGCGCTTTCTCAGGGTCTGGCGACGAAACCTGATTGTCTACCGTAAGATCTGGAAGGTCAACTTCATGGTTCCGCTGCTGGAACCCACCTTCTATATCCTTGCCTTTGGCATTGGTTTCAGGGGATTGATCAGCGAGGTCAGCTACGATCAGCACCCGCTTACCTATACCCAGTTCATAGCACCGGCTCTGGTTGCCATCTCCATTATGTACAACGCCTTTTTCGAGACAACCTATGCCTCGTTTGTCCGGATGTACTATCAGAAGACCTTTGACGGTATGATGACCACACCGCTGTCTCTGGAAGAGATTGTTCTGGCGGAGATTGTCTGGAGCGCGACCAAGGCCACTGCTGCTGCAACCATCATGAGTATGGTGCTGGCTCTGCTTGGATACGTCACCCTGCCGCAGGGGTTGCTGATCGTGCCGCTGGCCTTTCTGGGCGGCCTGGCCTTTGGCAGTGTAGGTATGGTTTTTACCGGCATCATACCATCCATTGATATGTTTAACCTGCCGACCTTTTTATTTATCACACCCATGTTTCTTTTCAGCGGCACCTTCTTTCCAGTGGCCGGCCTGCCTGCCTGGGCTCAGACCGCGGCCCTGGGGTTTCCGCTCTACCATCTGGTTGAACTCAGCAGATACTGCTGCCTCGGGCTTATTGAGGGAAGTATACTTGTAAGCCTGGGGTATCTGACTGTCTTTCTGCTGATCTTTTTCTGGATAAGTCTGGTGGTCATGCGGCGACGCCTGATCAAATAACGTGCAAACAATCTGCTCGAACCAGGCATCAGTAACCAGCCGCTCCGGCTGCCTGCTGTCAATCCATCCGACACCCTAGTCTAGTCGGCCATGAAAAACTCTCAACGAGTTGGAATATATGGATAAAAATTGAAAAATATAGCACTGTAAATTGCAGGATATTGCACTTTTCCCCTTCAATTTCTGGTGATTTTCGATGCAGCCGAAGAAGCAGATTTCCAGCCCCCAGTTGGACATGTTCCGCAACCGTTTGGAGAGCATTCTCAATCATCGTCATGAGTTGTACCGGCTGAGTGGGCTGATCGACTGGGGAGTGTTTGAAAGCGAGTTTGGCAAGCTGTACTCTGAGGAAGGCCGGCCGGGGCTCCCGATTCGTTTGCTCGTAGGCCTGACCTATCTGAGCCATGCGTTCAACACGTCAGACGAAGAGACGGTACGGCGGTGGGTGGAGAACCCGTACCATCAATATTTCTGCGGGGAAGAGTACTTTTGTCATGAACTGCCGATCGATCCGTCTTCGTTGAGTCGCTGGCGAAAGAGGATAGGTGAGCAGGGATCGGAATTGATCCTGCAGCTCACGATAAAGGCGGGGTTGACAAGCGGAGCGGTTGCGCCGACCAGTTTGGAGCGAGTGATTGTTGATACGACTGTTCAGGAAAAGGCGGTGGCGTTTCCGACCGATTCACGATTGTACAACCGCAGTCGGGAACGACTGGTCAAGTTGGCTGCGGTTTGGGGCATTCGTCTTCGGCAGAGTTACTCCCGTCTTGGACGTCAGGCCTTGTTAAAGGCCGGCCGGTATTTTCACGCCCGCCAAACCCGAAGAGCCCGTCGGGAGGTAAAACGGCTGAAGACCTATCTGGGCAGGGTGTATCGGGACATTGTGCGCAAGATCGAAGGGCAGCAGGCGCTTGGCCCAGTGCTTCTTCCCGAGCTTGCCCTGGCTGAGCGGTTGTTGACGCAGCAGAAACAGGACAAGAACAAGCTCTACAGCCTGCATGCACCGGAAGTCGAATGCATTGCCAAGGGCAAGGCACACAAGAAGTACGAGTTCGGGGTCAAGGTGAGCGTGGCCACCACCAATCGAGACAACTTCGTGGTGGGCATGTTGGCTGAACCTGGCAATCCCTATGATGGCCACACCCTGGGCAGGGCCATTGAGCAGGTGCAGCGGATCACCGGCTGCACCGTTCAACGCAGTTTTGTCGACCGGGGCTACCGTGGTCACAAGATCAAAGAACCCCAGGTGTTGATCTCCGGTCGCAGGCGGGGAATGACACCGCAGATGAAGAAGGAACTCAAGAGACGCAGCGCCGTTGAGCCGGTGATCGGCCATATGAAGGCGGATGGCAAGCTTGGACGCAATTACCTGCTGGGTGAGTTGGGCGATAAAATCAATGCCCTGCTCTGTGGAGCAGGGCACAATATCCGTCTTATCCTCAAGAAGTTGAGGGAAAGGTTGTTTCTTCTTTTTACCGGATTGCTTTTGGTCCTCTGGTGCCGCTTCGATGGGCAAAAAAAGGGTGCCGGAGCGATCGCCCCGGCAATATGAAAAAAGGCTTTTTCAAGGACGACTAGTCTATGAGCAGCGCAGTCTTTTTGGTCAGAAAATCAGTGACCTCCTGCCACCATATCTGATCGGCTGCCATGGGCATACTGTTGTGCCCTGCCCCCAACATGACCCATAATTTTTTCGTGGTCATGAGTTTTTCATAAAGTTGTCGGCCGTGATGGGTCGGGATAATCTCATCCTCACCGGCCAGAAGCACGGCCACCGGTCCCTGAAAATGCCGCAGGTTAGCGACACTGTCGTATCGGTCGCGCAGTAACCAGCGAACCGGGATAAACGGATAGTGCGTTGCAGCAACATTTGCCAATGTGTCCCAGGGCAAGAACAGCACCACCCCGGCCACAGGCACTCTGGTCTGCCTGACAACACCGGCAGCAACTCCGCAGCCAAGTGATTCTCCCCACAGATAGAGCGGCGGACCGAACTGCTCATGGGCAAGCTCAAGGAGAGTGGTGCCATCCTGCACCAATGCTGTTTCAGCAGGTTGCCCATCACGTCCTCCATATCCGGGATACTCAGCCAGCAGTACCCGGAAATGCTGTTTTACAAGGGCCTTGGCATAAAAGAAGCGATGAAAGGCGGCACCGCCATTGCCATGAAAAATAATAACTGTGCCGCGAATCCCCTGCTGCGGATCCGGCTCGGCAACAAACCCGCGAAACTGTTCGGATGAAGGCCAGTGCCGCAGGCCCAGTTCACGCGCCTGCAGCGGTGACAGCTCGGATGCATCCGGAAAGTAGAGCATGCTCCGTTGATGCAGATACATGAACGCGCACAGGCCGAGATAACCGACACAAACAAGAACAATGGTTGTGATAAGCATACGACAGTTCCGGAATATGGAAAAAAGAGGTGACAGAAGATTGGACATGTTCACTGTATCCGCTGTTTTACTGGGATCTTACCTGCTTTTACATGTTCAGACTGCCCGGTTTGCCCAGACACGATGCTCAAAAAAGGCAATCAGTATATACAAAAAAAGGGCACACCCAATGACCGTTGAAAAGCCACCGTGCAGAGCCACCAGGATCGCCACCATGGTACTGATGACCGAAAAGAAACCATTCACTCCCCAGGCCAGAGGAATCCATTCGGGATACCATTTGCCCAGACGAAGCAATCCAAGGGGAAACGGCATCCCCATCCAGAACGCCAGGCCGCCGATCAGTCCGATACTGACAACTGCCCGCACGGTAAGAGGCCAGGCAGCTCCCAGTTGGAAGATATATGACAGCAGCCACAGGTACAGACAGGCCACCACCACAATAACCGTGCAGACAAGCATAACCGGTCGTCTAGAACCCCATGACCATTCACGCAGCCAAGTCATCTGTTGCAAACGCTTAACAGCGCCGCTTCCCAGTCCTGCAAAAAAGAGAAACGAAGGCACAATCACTGCCATTGCCAGTATTGGGTCACGTAAAAAGACGATCCATTGCTGCATGAATGTAATTTCCACAAAAAAGAACGCCAGACCCAAGGCTGCAAAGTAGACAATCCAGGCAGCTCTCTCTTTTCGGCCCAGGCTGATTTGCCTGTGTTTGCGCATAAACGGGCGTAAGGGTAAAAAAATTGCCGGTACACTGATGACAAGAGCCACGGCAAACGACATCCACAACAGCAGGTATTCCCATTCCAACAGAGCCGCGCTCCCGCTTGTTCGCTGTGTCCACAGAGAAGGTAAGGAAGACCAGCGAAAGAAATGGCTGAACCAGGGACGATCATCAACAGCAGGCGTCACATGAAAGGTTGCTGACAGTGGATGAGCAACGCCCTGTCGCAGGGCAGATATCGCCTCATACAGATAGGGTTGATCAAGAACACTGATTTGATTGACTTCGCTGCTTTTCAGACCGGGCAGCCAGTCAATATCAAAGGCCCGCTCCTTGCAAAAAACCCTGACTGTATCCTGCTGGTAATGTGATAACGGTGCACGGCTGACCATAATAGTTGCGGTGTTCCAGGTTCGGATAACGATCAGATGGGCAAAAGGATCGCTGTTTGCATCCAGTCGCTGCATGGCAGCCATTAACGTTGTCACTGTCTTCAGAGCACTGCGCGGCGGTAGTTCCAGGGGCAGAGTCAGGCTTAACATTCCGTTATTCGTCAGGTGAGACAGAGCCAGCTGCAACCCTTCAACCGTAAAAAGAGGCTGAGCCCGCAGGGCGTGGCCACTTCCAGCACCAGCCGGTACGGCCGTGCCAAAAAGGGAGAGCTGGATCAGATCATACTGCTGTTGACTGGCCACTAAAAAGCCGCGGATATCACCTCTTTCCAGATGCACCTGTTTTTGCTGGTAGATATCACCGCTGAAGGTGGTGAAATCGGTGGTGATCAGATCAACCAGACCGCGATTTTGCTCCACAGCATCAATACGGACAGCCTGCTCCAGCAGAGCATGCCAGATATCCGTGCCTCCACCTGCCCCGGCCACAAGCACGTCCGGCTGCTTATCTATCAGGGCATAGGCCAGGGCCTGGGGAGTCCAACGAAGAAATTCCATGGCCTGCCCCCCTTCACTGCCACGCTGAATTACCCCAACAGGATGTCCATCATGAAAAAGAGCGATCTGTTCCGGCGGCAGTACCGGAGCCAGCAGGCTTAACCCCGGCGCATACCGAAAGGGGATGTTGTTACTTACAAGGGCGGTATATTCGCCTACCGGCGTATGCTTTTCTGCGGCAACCCGTACTCCGGGCACCAGTAGTGCCTGTTTTAGCCCCTTATACTCGGACATGACCGGAACCAGAATGTGATTAGGCCAAACCAGGCAGACCACCGCACATACTGCAAGAACCAGACGCCACAATCCTGTGTTGTTACGCCCGACAAGAACCATTGGTGCCAACAGGCCAACCAGCGCCAGGAGCTTGATGCAGTACTGTGGCGGCCACAGAAAGAGGAGGAAAAAAACCAGTAAAGTACCGCCTGCAGCTCCACAGAGATCGGCCCGATACATCCTGGCAACCTCATCCTGAAAACTCCGTAGGGTAAGACCGATACAAAGACCGGCAAAGAAAAAAGGCACCGTGGTGACAGTGAAGACCGCTGCGAATCGAATCATCTGCCTCCCCTGCCAGATGATCTCCGGCGGATTGAAGCCCAGCCGACCGATCAGTGACGCAGCAAGCAGCAGGGTAACGACAAAAAGAAGACTGCTGACGGCAAATGAACGGGAGAAGACAGGAACAAGGCGATGCTGCAGCCGGCTGAGTACACTGCCCGAAAGACCAAACCCCAACAGGGCCATGCTGATAATCAGGTGGGCAAAATGATCCCAGTACATCAGGGAGAAAAACCGTAGGAGCACCAGTTCATAACCAAGGGCGGCACTGGAAACCAGGGCGACTGCCAGTGCGGCTTTCCCTGTTGTCGGCTTCATTACACCCTGTTCACTCTCGTGTGCCGGTCAGTGGTACAAACTGCACCGGCAGTACCTGGCGCATGGTTATCTGGCCGATGTCGTCCTTTTCCACCAGCATCAGATGCTGTACGGCAAAGGGAGTGCCCACCGGGATCACCAATCGCCCTCCTTTTTTAAGCTGGGCAATGAGTGGTGGTGGAATTGTGGAGGCGGCTGCAGTGACAATAATGGCATCAAAAGGTGCTTCCTGCTCAAGCCCGTAATAACCGTCCCCCTCATGAACCGTGATGTTGGTGTAGCCAAGGCGTGCA
It includes:
- a CDS encoding alpha/beta hydrolase, which gives rise to MLITTIVLVCVGYLGLCAFMYLHQRSMLYFPDASELSPLQARELGLRHWPSSEQFRGFVAEPDPQQGIRGTVIIFHGNGGAAFHRFFYAKALVKQHFRVLLAEYPGYGGRDGQPAETALVQDGTTLLELAHEQFGPPLYLWGESLGCGVAAGVVRQTRVPVAGVVLFLPWDTLANVAATHYPFIPVRWLLRDRYDSVANLRHFQGPVAVLLAGEDEIIPTHHGRQLYEKLMTTKKLWVMLGAGHNSMPMAADQIWWQEVTDFLTKKTALLID
- the cysC gene encoding adenylyl-sulfate kinase; this encodes MTPGKKKYPSPIEKPFCETDTTTNGELQQIDPRIFRLIIFGGMEKEQEALLNHLFQSPQQVIDNQQAALERATKNIVFFDTTSNLSYRHFNSTQRKYIVATVSKPGQYLDNMVCDAFIADVAVVLVDASAQDTDQVMAYMCRAWLVGIRHVILAMNNADAVFRNQQNFEDICTTYKHAVEPLGFKSVTTIALSVLTGDNIISLSDKMPWYTGQSLLSCLDNLQVESSSDYKVMFLVQNSDRNEHGLSKVRGVVATGELCVGEQLQVLPSGDTGRVVQIDTPDGNVDSVNAGETVTLILDRTVAVTMGDVLMPINTSFEMSDQFQATLFWMHKDIGLSGRRYLMKLANQKTNAWITNIKHLIDINTNAQLPSRQLELHDIAVCNLALSHPVYFDTVQNTLIFGSFILMDRFEQTTVAVGFIRHYLRRSRTVHQQALSITRQDRERLNRHRGKVIWLTGLSGAGKSTLANRLEKQLYASGRRTYVLDGDNIRQGLNRDLGFTEAARVENIRRVAEVARLMMDAGLVVITAFISPFRAERRMARELIGAENFVEVFVDTPLEVCEKRDPKGLYQKARSGRLPNMTGIDSPYEPPDNPTVVFKQNSSIQEILALLKLDANISD
- a CDS encoding glycosyltransferase family 4 protein yields the protein MKIILTAHQFLPEYNFGTEVLTYSVAKDLVERGHEVSVLTGAPAKTSLNDDERFDEYQIDGINVYRFTHEFIPMGDQNVIMEIEYTNNLVARYFRKLLNNVKPDLVHIFHMSRLSAAIIDVTVNMNIPTYFTPTDFWSVCPMSLLMLDDGTSCKGPEKLATNCVRHVAMRSRWGWVEKFAKAAPDSLANLAVAIVRKGWLPRQLPFVNEISALSKRSNYLISRLNTLNGIVSPTTVMTEVLVRNGVRPELIKQYMYGINMDNYEARLRSRTAGTAYTFGFIGGLSNHKGCHVLIQAVRLLNHKDVLLKIYGNPKDFPDYYNKLQELAEDFPSIKFCGTFPNTQIAEILDGIDTLVVPSIWFENAPLVIHSALAAGCPVVSSDFPGMSEVIHNEKNGLLFEPGNAKDLAAKLRRLLDEHNLLEKLSSNCRKPKSIAEYVDEILTLYESRLAYTSN
- a CDS encoding NAD-dependent epimerase/dehydratase family protein, with protein sequence MKSSESHKNISTNTSSTCLVIGGRGFIGLHLIDALLQQDYHVRCFDRPHAVPLENKLRNNPNFEMFEGDFTNEKDIVDAFKGCDFCFHLVSTTLPQSSNADPVYDVESNVVATIKLFNHAVRTGLKKIIFPSSGGTVYGVPLNIPIHEDHPTNPLCSYGISKLTIEKYLELYRHLHGLEYSVLRISNPYGERQRVHSSQGVIAVFLGKILRGEVVEIWGDGSVTRDYIYIADVIEAMLATLAYSGDQRIFNIGSGQGHSLNEILDTIETVTGSPVHRRYLPGRPFDVPSNVLDIERARQYLDWSPGMSFEEGLSRFVKWLQQQPDDQ
- a CDS encoding NADPH-dependent FMN reductase, which translates into the protein MSQTVIAVIVGSLRKDSYNRKLADALTRLAPPEFTFKHIEIGDLPLYNQDDDANQAPTVQRLKDAIRSADGLLFVTPEYNRSIPGVLKNAIDHASRPPGQSVWGGKPAGVLGISIGQIGTALAQQHLRNVLAFLDVPTIGQPEMFLQVNENFFDADGNIGQGSKAFFQGWMDRYVAWVKQHIAG
- a CDS encoding ABC transporter permease; the protein is MIQLSNLSWRFLRVWRRNLIVYRKIWKVNFMVPLLEPTFYILAFGIGFRGLISEVSYDQHPLTYTQFIAPALVAISIMYNAFFETTYASFVRMYYQKTFDGMMTTPLSLEEIVLAEIVWSATKATAAATIMSMVLALLGYVTLPQGLLIVPLAFLGGLAFGSVGMVFTGIIPSIDMFNLPTFLFITPMFLFSGTFFPVAGLPAWAQTAALGFPLYHLVELSRYCCLGLIEGSILVSLGYLTVFLLIFFWISLVVMRRRLIK
- a CDS encoding ABC transporter ATP-binding protein, which codes for METDHAIRSSQAPPSTAPPLLEVRELGKQYNGFTAVAGISFTVQTGECFGLLGPNGAGKTSAIRMIYGASPPSAGSLRVFGLDITRDWRRIRARIGVCQQDNTLDPDLSVLQNLLIFAGYFGIPREQAKRRARELLHFFALDKKSDAKVGDLSGGLARRLTLARALINEPELVILDEPTTGLDPQSRHLLWDRLHALRARGTTFILTTHYMEEAAQLCDRLVIMDHGQILVEGTPQELINDHVGQSLIELTGTQQEDLQRFLQEKNVAFDVMGERLVIYSNGDTALEQAIHEKFCSRECTFRAATLEDVFLRLTGRELRE
- a CDS encoding IS5 family transposase — its product is MQPKKQISSPQLDMFRNRLESILNHRHELYRLSGLIDWGVFESEFGKLYSEEGRPGLPIRLLVGLTYLSHAFNTSDEETVRRWVENPYHQYFCGEEYFCHELPIDPSSLSRWRKRIGEQGSELILQLTIKAGLTSGAVAPTSLERVIVDTTVQEKAVAFPTDSRLYNRSRERLVKLAAVWGIRLRQSYSRLGRQALLKAGRYFHARQTRRARREVKRLKTYLGRVYRDIVRKIEGQQALGPVLLPELALAERLLTQQKQDKNKLYSLHAPEVECIAKGKAHKKYEFGVKVSVATTNRDNFVVGMLAEPGNPYDGHTLGRAIEQVQRITGCTVQRSFVDRGYRGHKIKEPQVLISGRRRGMTPQMKKELKRRSAVEPVIGHMKADGKLGRNYLLGELGDKINALLCGAGHNIRLILKKLRERLFLLFTGLLLVLWCRFDGQKKGAGAIAPAI